From one Dermacentor andersoni chromosome 1, qqDerAnde1_hic_scaffold, whole genome shotgun sequence genomic stretch:
- the LOC126548437 gene encoding antimicrobial peptide microplusin-like — translation MKTYILTSGLLLLLVCQSSSSSLDICRDTDAGIEVFFSCVRRVGTLQLKEALDSIKGSNGCDSDTCLVRFLCANGDLVAELGKHLAETELNELVGLKQRCGINN, via the exons ATGAAAACCTACATTCTTACTTCGGGCCTGCTGCTACTCCTTGTTTGCCAGTCTTCAAGTTCCAGCCTCGATATTTGCC GTGACACGGACGCCGGAATCGAAGTCTTCTTCAGTTGTGTTCGACGCGTAGGGACATTGCAG TTGAAAGAAGCTCTTGACAGCATCAAGGGGAGCAATGGGTGCGACAGCGATACCTGTCTCGTTCGCTTCCTGTGCGCGAACGGTGACCTG GTGGCAGAGCTTGGGAAACACCTGGCC gaAACGGAACTGAACGAACTGGTTGGCTTGAAACAACGGTGTGGAATCAACAACTAG